A genomic segment from Pseudopipra pipra isolate bDixPip1 chromosome 14, bDixPip1.hap1, whole genome shotgun sequence encodes:
- the FAAP24 gene encoding Fanconi anemia core complex-associated protein 24 — MTTKANFPVTAGSVVVPYGHVIGNEKWRGSEVGQRLQGKVRLIFEDGLGLVDFHLSNRTCILYISEADLVAGDEFKRRLVRFRNASNLRGLVIVEKTQISDQYFSAVQKLVVLELGMVLLPVANQGEAAQLIVQLVREQSRDQGTNPFLRKQRPQLAEPALFQTAQHIPGVGKTKALLLLQHFGSIHRLCNASISELEQVVGQTAAQQIHAFLCS, encoded by the exons ATGACAACAAAAGCAAACTTCCCTGTGACAGCAGGATCTGTAGTTGTCCCTTATGGTCATGTAATTGGAAATGAGAAGTGGAGAGGGTCAGAGGTAGGCCAAAGGCTACAAG GGAAAGTCAGACTCATCTTTGAAGATGGCTTGGGACTGGTGGACTTTCATCTTTCCAACAGAACttgcattttatatatttctgaaGCAGATTTGGTTGCAGGGGATGAATTCAAACGAAGATTGGTGAGGTTTAGAAAT GCCAGCAATCTCAGGGGACTTGTAATTGTAGAGAAAACCCAAATAAGTGATCAGTACTTCTCAGCAGTACAAAAACTCGTTGTACTCGAACTTGGAATGGTGTTGCTTCCTGTGGCAAATCAAGGAGAAGCTGCTCAGCTCATTGTTCAGCTG GTGCGGGAGCAGAGCCGGGATCAGGGCACCAACCCCTTCCTGCGCAAGCAGCGACCTCAGCTGGCAGAGCCAGCGCTGTTCCAGACAGCGCAGCACATCCCGGGAGTCGGGAAAACAAAAGCTCTGCTTCTCCTGCAGCACTTTGGGAGCATCCACCGGCTTTGTAACGCGTCCATCAGCGAGCTGGAGCAAGTAGTTGGACAAACAGCAGCACAACAAATTCAtgcctttctctgttcctga